The Setaria viridis chromosome 9, Setaria_viridis_v4.0, whole genome shotgun sequence sequence TCTGCATGTGAAAGGTATTTAGCACTTATCAGATATACATGAAGTAGAAAAGGATACAGGTGAGACTAAAGCAATACTGTTAAAAAAATGACAAATAACATCAAACGCACATCCTGTACTTTGAGCGCAGTCTAGAGTCAACCACGGAAAAGTTAGAAGGCTTTTACGATTGCATATTTTGATGGGGAACAGGAATATAGCAGCATAGACTTAGCttgtaaaacaaaaaaaaaatccagacaCGTTAGCATTGCACAATAGATAAGTATAATTATAATTTCAAATTTAATCAAACAATTAGGGAAAACACGTTTAGCTTAATATGTTCTTATATGCATGCTTAATTAGTTAATTACATGCATTCCAAGGGCAAACATCACATGGGCTTACTAGAACTGACATGTCACTTTAAGAATGTACTGCCTCCTCATCAGAAACCGAAGTAGATCACGGACAGTACGTGAGTCACCAGTTCAGCACTGGTCACCCTATTTAATAGGTTGTGCCCACATATTAGAAATACGTGCTGAACCAAGAGAAAAGATGAAAGGTTTAATGCAGCGTGGTCAGGGAAAAAGGTCACGGATAGTGCGTGAGCCGCCAGTTCTACTGGCCACGGTGTTTGATATTGTGGGTGCCCACTGCCTAGAGCTCACACGATAGGTCCAAGTTGTTTATTAGCATGCATCGCTGAAAAATGAACAGACAATTGATCCTAGCAAGTGGATGCATCTTACAACTACTAAATTATTTAGAGCCCCGAATCCTTAAATCCAGTAGCTCTCTTTGTCTTGTTCAAGTCCTTATGCAGACTTGATTTACTGAAATTTGCCAGCTCCATGTAAGTGAcagcattttctttttcttttattttttttcaataaaactGACTTAGAGCAACTCGGAAACCCTGTTTCCCCCCCTAGCTTAACAATCCTTTCCCCATTATTTTCAGAATGATCCACGATTGTTGGAAAAGTAATCAAAGATAACCAAGAGTTCCATCGCatggttaaaaaaataattcGTGTCAGAATTATCCGCTTGCTCCCCCCTTCCTAGAATGCATGAACTTCATTTTTTTGAAGCACAATACTTCAATTTATTACTTACTTTATTATTTTTGAAATATATAACTAAAACGGCAATGAGAGGGGTGATCAGAGACCATTAAAAATGAATAGAGTTGGGTACCTTCATTTGGGCATATGCCATGATCCAACATTTCATTGACCATTCTAGAGGTCAAATTTCCATTTCGCTGATCCTGCAAAAACCAAGAATCAGTTCTGTGTAAGATCAGTCATGAGGTAACCATAATCCTTTCATTGACTTCATAGGATCTTGAAGCACTAATATCCAGTAGTATTTGCTGAGTCACAAACTCACAATTGATGATAATTCCATATAATCAATAAGTTCTGCTAGCTCATAACTAAGAAGCAACTTTAGGAACAATCAATGTCTATTGAAAAGCTGGGATAGTATCTGAAAATAAGTAAAAAAGGTAAGAGGTATAGGTACCTTGATTTGGGTATAACACATGATTCAGCATTTCAATAAACATTCCAGAAGCCAAAAGAATAAGATTACAAATAAATCTAGCTTTCCTATCTGTCAATAACTGCAGTTCACAAATCAGTTCAGTACTTCAGTGAGCCACTTATCTAGACTCTAGAATCCAGAGCACTACTGTGCTAGTACTCTAGTAATTTCTGCTACGCCACAACAAAATTTGATGAGGGTGTTGTATGTCATGCGTTTGGATGAAATGTTCTCCTTCCAGGCATCACCAATGCAACTCCATGATCATCTCATCATGTATCCTGCTGTTCTGTAAACCACATGAATATCTCCACGATGTCATAAACAAGTGCAGATTCAACTATCCCACTTTCGACAAGTTAGAATTTACATATTTACATGTACATGTATTAGAGAGCAGGCTATATGTCTTGCCATCCGCCTGTAGAATACTTCCCAAAAATAAACTAGAGCATCCCTGAAACGCAGACATTTGGTTGTGTTCCCTCGTGCTCAGTATCCACTATCAACTGATAGCTCTCAGGAATCCCATAATGCAGCCATGGGGATAGTTCCAAACCCACCATCCAATTGATCTCATACTGAATCCAAGTTGCTTTTCCTAGCAACAATAGCAGAAGCATTTAGGTGTACCGTGAAACCCATCGTCCAATTCAATAGCTCACATGCTGAATTCAAGTCGCGATTCCTAGCAGAAGCATTTAGGTGTACTGAATGCCCTGGAGGCCTGGACTGGACTCATCCCCGATTGAACACCTTTTCTCGTGATTGTCTCAGCATCCCCAACAGCGGCATCCTTGTATGATTCACAGGATCCCGGCATTGTAGATAACTCAAAGTTTGGCAGGACATCCTCATTCAGCATCTGATAGTACATGTCCATCACAGTGGTCGCCACTTGAAGCCTCGGTCAGATGGATCAACAGCGCGAATGCACGCAGAAACACCAATCCCGAGCCCAATTCGTCTCGGCCTCGCTGCGACAGGACTTGATCGAGTGGGTTTCAGGCGCGTCCCACGGCGGCCGTACCTGTTGATTGCCGGGGAAGGCGCGTGGCGAACGTGCGCGGCAGGTGTTCGTGGGAATGTCTCCacgagaggaagagagggagctCGGGGGCGCGATCCGTATGCGGGTTGTGACGCTTCAAGGAGCCGTCCTGCGCGGGGGAGAGGCAGCGAGCAAGGTGCCGCGGTGCCACACCTGCCACGTCAGTTTCCGGCGTACTCCCTTAACCCGGGAGGCGATCGGAGCTGATGCtggtgcctgcctgcctgccttcgGCTGCGGCTGCAACTCTTTCCTGGATACCAGAGAGCGAGAAACCGCTGTGGCTGTGGCTATCGCGAGAGAACGAGACGAAGGcgggggagagggggagggatctGGTGCGAGGCGCGCGGCGATGGCGTGTTGAGGGAGCGCGAGGGTACGGAAGCAATGGGAGGGGTCTCCACGTGTGGAGGGAGGATGAAGCCGCGAGGGGGGCGTCGCGCCGTCATgggagaagggaggagggcGGGGACACGGGGCGACGATGTGGGGGGCTGCCCCATCGGAAGGGAGGAGGGAGTAGCACGAGGAAGACGAACGAGTGACGGGCTCATCTTGCGCCCAAATCTCGCGTAGATTTGCACAGCTGGACTGCGTCCGAGGCCGTGTGGCCCATCTTCCGCCCAGAAGGCCACGGCCCGCGGCTAACCTAACAATCGCCTCTGGGCTGTGCCAGGCCAGCAGCCAagggggcgcgggcgggcgggccgcCAGCGCACTCGCGGTCCGGTCCAGCGCACGCCCAAATCAATGGCGGCGGGCGACACCGCGAGACCGAGTGTGGAGACTAGGGTGCGGGCGACATCGCGAGACCGAGTGTGGCGACTAGGGTCTGATTGGTTTCCTTCCGGTCGCAGCCTGGCTCGCACAGGTCATGCAGGCCCCCGTTGGCCAGGCTCCTGAGGTGCGCTAGCGGGCTGATTGGTTTGCGTTTCAACGCAGCCAGACCAACAAGAGAAATtgattggttgcatgcaccGCCAACTGCTTCCTCTCACTGACATGCTGCCCATGTGCTCATCCATGCACCGCGCGAGCCTGGTTCCGGGGAAACGAAGGTTTCAGCCGCACCCCGGGAGCCAGGCTCCATGACGCTTTTTGCACGCAGCAAGCCAAGCTCAGCACCTAGTCCAGATAACCAATCAGCTCGAGGTTGCATGCGGGGAGCTCGTATCCGGGGTGGGTGGTGCAGGGAACCAATCAGACCATAGGGTGCGGGCGTGCAGGTCGGGTGGCGGACGGCGGGCGAGCACCCGCGCTGCTTCCTCCTGCCCTCTACCGGCGCGCCGGCACCGTAGCCCGTCAGCTTTCCCTGGGCGACTTAGGACTGCAGCACGTGTGGGTGGCACGGCAGCGACTGTTGATCGGCTGTCCGCCGTCACGGACCATCTCGGCTAGGCTAGCCGATTCCGGTCGGCCAGGTGAGCCTTGTGACACTCTGCTTCACTGTCGAATCGCTAGCTAGGGACTAGGGAGGCAAGTGCGGCATTCGATGCATCTTGGTTCTTGCACATGCATGTCCGGTAGGATTGGAGGAAACAAAGTCAGGATTTTCCTCTTCAATAAATTCCTCACGCTACACAATCAATCCTTTTATTTCAGGGAACCCTTAGGAATGCATCAGCGTAACAGAATATACATAGGCAAATGTAAAACGAAAACCTCATATAAAGCCTGGAATTACGAGAAACAAGGGGATAATTACTATAAGATATAGACGTGGAGACTGAAATCCCAAACAGGTGACTCTTCTTTCAACGATGAATGGTGATGTGTTAATCGTCAGGAATCGGTATCTTCTGATCCATCAAACCTTCAATCTCGGAAGTGCCTGCCAACAGAGAACATACCCCACAACCACGGACTGACATAGACACCCAACTAGGCCACCAACATCTGCTTTTTATCCAACCACATCTCGCAAAACGTGATGCGCTCCAACTCTAGCGCATCTTCTTTATTCACCATTTGGCAGACCTTGTCATTTACTCCCGTTCCGTTCTGCTTCTAGCTCTATAAATTCACACCGGTCACTGGAAAAGAATAGCTAGACTTCCCGTTGCCCCTCCTGTACATGACTCTGAAACCCCTTCAGACATTATCCACCACCTTGGGAGCAAATTTCTTCACGGCGTCGCTGACTGTCAGGAATATCTTGTCTTCACCAATCAGTTCTGTGAATTTCGCTGCGCGGAGCTTCTGGATCACGTCTGGTCCGGGATTGGCAAGAACCAGCTGTAAGTGATAGAAAGACGTTTTGATTTTAGTGAAGGGTTTCTTCCATGAACATTTTTGTGGTAGCAGACTAGCAATACCGCAGCTAGACCACTAATAGCTGTAAAGTTTGATTCGGCTATTTACCTGAATCTTGCGCTTTTCAAGTGCTTTTAATAACTCCTCCAAGGCGTGGATTCCGCTCGTGTCGATGTCAATTACAGCTGTTCAGAGTTAAAGCAATTTTCTGAATCACTACCTGtagtttatattataaaaagAATACTGCCTTGTTTGAGACAAAATGATGTTCTTACGAGATAGTTCAACAATCAGAAACTCAATTTTGGCTAACTTCTGGTCCTGTTGTTGTTCCTCCTCATCTCTGAGCCATCTCAGGATCCTGAAAAATATATTGTaatgatgcatttttttttctctctctaacTACTTTCAAAATCATAACACACTTCCGTTATAGTATAATGCACCTAATTTAATATTTCTCGAATCGCACCTAATTTAATCTTATGCTGTGAAAATATTCATCTTATAATGTGTTTACACATGAAGCCAATTCTAGAAAAGCTTCTAATGTAATCATGCACTTTCTTTGAAAGGAACTGCAAGTTGTCTTTCTGCTTCTGAAGATCATATAACAGCTTTAGCATTGATGTTACCTTCCAAATTAAGAAATTATCAGTTCGAATGGAAAAAAACAATAATGCTGGTAATCACATCATCTagttttatttcaaaattttcaaagtGTAATTCAATGGACGGATCTAAAATATAACTTAGTGCTTGGCATGCCAAATCCTTATCTGTCACATGTTGACCTGGATGGAAAAGGGTTTATTGATATTTATTGCAAGCATCAGCATCCTATCCTTTATTTTTGATATTTAAGTTATTTATAAATGCCTCAGGTTCACCTCATTTTATCAAAAGAAGCTGTATCGGTGACAAGTATAAAAATACGCCACTCTGAAACCTTATAATAGTAGTCTTTGCAGTAACAGAAGCAACTTTTGATTACAAGCATTTTTACCTCTCTTTAACATAGTTGGAGTTTGTGAAGTAGATAGCTGAGTCCACTCTAACAATTAGCACCCCTGGAACCTTGGTGGCATCTGGATATTGTTCAACATTCCTGTATAAAGTTGTTCGTGGAAGGTTTCCGAGTAAAGCTGTTCTTGGCCGTGTTACTTGGAGAAGAATTTTAGCAAGTGATATCGCAACCTAttcacaaaaaaaattcaacagtCAAAATCTATTCGTCTACTATACCAGAATTCAATTGTTGGTAGCATATAAGAAATGGTTGTGATTCACACCGCAATGAGCAAGCCATATTCCACTGATGAAAATATGACACCGAGGAATGCTCCCAGACATGCTAGAAAGTCCAATTTATCAACTTTCCAGACAAGGTAGGCTGACTCATAGTCAATTAGGCCAAGCACCGCTGATATGATGATAGAGGAAAGGATGGCATTGGGAGTGTACTTGAACAATGGGGTGATCAACAGCAGTGTAAGCATTACAACAATTGCCATAACAACATTTGATACTGCTGTTTTGCAGCCAGCCATGTAATTAACTGCTGACCGTGAGAAAGAACCTATGGGGAACAACTTCTGTCAGAAAAATGGCACATCTGTATGGGCTACGAATTGTTTTAGGCTGAATTAATTGTTACCCGTGGCTACGTAGCAAGAAGTCATTGAACCAACAATGTTCATGGTTCCTAGAGCCACCATTTCTTTGTTCCCATCAATCTGGTAGTCCTTCAGTGCAGCAAATGTTCTTCCAATTGCAATTGCTTCCTGATAAATTTGCATCCCTTGATTAATTAGCACATTTCTAACATAGAGTTTTTCCCCCCATGTTATCATAAATTTGAACATTTTAGGTTAAGAAGTctgtttttccttaaaaagagaAAGGGTTAGACTCACCGTTAGGCCTATCATTCCAGCTACTGCCCCAATTCTGAATCCTGTCGCCAAGTATGGGCCAGTGAAGTATATGAGACTAGCAGAAGGTGGGTTGATGCCTTTCTTTATGTCCTTGACCTGCAGTTATTC is a genomic window containing:
- the LOC117839334 gene encoding sulfate transporter 1.2 — translated: MPRAVSDGGEGFEDIASRTSSHRRMDSIQHGHGYKVGFPPKKGLFAEFSDAVKETFFADDPLREYKDLPKSKKIWLGLQQVFPVLDWSRDYSLGKFKGDLIAGLTIASLCIPQDIGYSKLANLPPHVGLYSSFVPPLIYAAMGSSRDIAIGPVAVVSLLLGTLLQNEIDPNTHPLEYSRLAFTATFFAGVTQAALGFFRLGFLIEFLSHAAIVGFMAGAAITIALQQLKGFLGIAHFTKKSDIISVMESVWGNVHHGWNWQTILIGASFLAFLLVAKYIGKKNKRFFWVSAIAPLISVIISTFFVYITRADKHGVSIVKDIKKGINPPSASLIYFTGPYLATGFRIGAVAGMIGLTEAIAIGRTFAALKDYQIDGNKEMVALGTMNIVGSMTSCYVATGSFSRSAVNYMAGCKTAVSNVVMAIVVMLTLLLITPLFKYTPNAILSSIIISAVLGLIDYESAYLVWKVDKLDFLACLGAFLGVIFSSVEYGLLIAVAISLAKILLQVTRPRTALLGNLPRTTLYRNVEQYPDATKVPGVLIVRVDSAIYFTNSNYVKERILRWLRDEEEQQQDQKLAKIEFLIVELSPVIDIDTSGIHALEELLKALEKRKIQLVLANPGPDVIQKLRAAKFTELIGEDKIFLTVSDAVKKFAPKVVDNV